The genomic stretch agagaaagaaagggaggagctAGCTCTCTGCCTTCTCAGCCGATTGAAATCGTGGAAACCAAAGGGCTTCAGCTGGCCTCACTCATCACTGCTGGGAGGGAAAAGACATCCCCACTCCCCTTCCCTGTGGCACTCCTGATATTCTCAATGCCCCAACAAGTGTCATCTTGGTTcctagggagagagagagagagatgatgttTTGTAAAACCCTGGCCCAGGGCAAACAAGTCCAGGAAGGGCTCAGGCTTTCTCTCTCCTAACCCAGTTCTCCTACGATGAGCCCAGGCTCCTCTATTATGTGTCTTCTTGTCCTCACCccttgtcatttcttttcttttgttttgtttgtttgtttgagacagagtctcactctgtcacccagactggagagcagtggtgtgatcatggctcactgcagccttgacctcccaggctcaagctgtcctcccacctcaagcctcctgagtagctgggactacaggagcacaccaccacgcccagttaattttgtattttttgtagagatgggatttcaccatattgcccaggctagtctcaaactcctgagctcaagggacccgcccacctcggtctcccaaagtgctgggattacaggcatgagccaccacgctcagtcCCCTTGTCACTTCTACAggattcctccctccccctcactGTCTTGATCCCCTCCTTTTGACACTCCTCCACAAGCCCTTGCCCACCTTCCTGTTTTCCATGACCCCTTGGCCCACCCTTCCCTAGTCCTCTGCCCTCATTTTTTTGCAATCTATAGCCCCTACCTCTCGGCGTTTCTGTCCTGGCCTTTGGCTCTGGCTCCGGCTCCGACTCCGGCTCCGGCCAGGGCCCCGGGAGCCCCTAGAGCTGCTGGAGCCCCTAGAAGAGTTGCTGCCAGCCGTGGAACACGTGCTGGTGCCCTGGCCCCGGGACAGGAAGCTTGGTCTGCTGTACGGGAGCCAGGCCTCTTCTGCAGCACAAGAGGGAAGGGCAGCCAGGTGCAGGCAGGAAGCAGAACTTCCCTGTCACCCACCCTGCCACCCTGACCACAAGCTCAGCTCTGGAAGAAGATGAAGGGCAGGCACAGGGCTCAGCCAGCCTGGGGCTGAGGAGCAGCAGAATGACCGGCACATGGCCTTGACATCACGGGTGCTCAGAACGCTGCGGGGGAGCTCCCAATCAGAGGGGGCCTTGTGGGGAGTGGGGACAGAGCACCTAGAGCCCAGTCCTCTCATCTGGGCTTCCATCCTGGGAATGAACACAACTTGGGACTTCAGGGGATTGTGCTCAGAGAGAGCTAGAGAGACAGGGGAGTTTGATGTGGATCAAATGCATGAACCTACCTAAAGGGAGGGCTGAGCTGGTCTACTATCAGCCCCCAGTCCCAAAGCCCGCAGTCTCCTGTGGCAGCAGCCCTCttgcctgccctggccctgcttACCATCTGGGTGGAGCCCCCGCTGGGCTGCCAGAGGCACAGCCTGTACCGCTTTCCTCTCCCCACTGCGCTCGCGCTCCAGGGAGGACATGCTGCCTGCTGCCCTCAGCTCTAGGGTCCAGCTCACCTCTTCCTCCGGCGGTGGCAAGGGGGGTGGGGGCAAGTCTGGGGAGGGAGCTGTTTTCAGCGGAGCCTCCTGCCACTCCTGTCACTAATCTTTCTCTCACCTGCATTCCCTGGCACCAGGAGGCTGCCAATGAACAGCCCAAGATTGGGGTTCAcctcttccctcctccagcccccagaGTGCACCCTTGGTTTCCTGCCTGTCCCCCCACCACTACTGTCACCATCTCCCAGGTGCATCCCCCCTCACCCCCAGGACTGTTCTCCCTCCTGTAGGGAAGAGCCTTGGGTTTCTTCCGGAATCGAGCAGGGGGTCCTTGAAGTGGGGGAGTCATCTCCCCATTCCCCTGCCAGGTTCTTCCTGTAGCGTTAGGagacaggaagaggaacaggtAAGGGCAAAGATCAGGAAAGAGGCCTaagggtgaaggggaaacaagcaCTGGAGGGAGCCAGGGGGCAAAAGAAGGTTGTAGCGACTTACCTGGGGCACTGCTGGCTGTGCTAGGGGCAGGactggggctgaggtggggtgaGGCTGCAGGGCCAGCACCCAAGCCAGCAGGCCTCACTTCACGGATGCCCAGCATGGGCTGGGATACACTGAGAGGGGAACTTGGCCCAAGGGGCACCCTCCTGCAATGACAGGAAGCCTCAGCATCTGTTCCCTCCACAAAaactgaatgcctactatgtgcccgGCACTGTGCTAGACACTCAGCCTAACAGATAAGCAAGACACAACACGTCCGCCCATAAGTCTTCCCAAGCTACAGAAGCATAAAGAGAGCATATCTGAAATGTCTCAGGAAGCATGCTGACCACTCCAGCGAGAGCCAGTCTGATGGGCATGAGAGATCTTGTCAGCCTCCATATTCCTGCCCAAATTACACTTCCACCCTGACGCAGCCCTGAGACCTCTGTACCCcagatccatccatccatccatccatccatccatccacccacccacccagtcaTCTACTGAGTAGATATGTATAGAGGGCTTGCAATGAGTAAGGTACTATATACCTCCCTACCTGGGCATCTGATGGAGATGGGGCATGTcagttgggggctggggagggtcaGGAGGTGAGGGCGTAAGAGTGGCTGTGGACTGCTGTCCATAGGAAGGCGTGGGAGAGGGGGTTTCCCTTCGGGATGGAGTGACAAGGCACCCCCCACTGGAGCTGGGCTCTGTCAGGTGACCTCTCTCAGGCATTGGCGGGCACCACTCCTCTGGCTCTGAGCTGGGGTCaaagaggcaggagagaaggaaagggctCAGTTGCTTCCATACCTTCCCGTTGGCCTTCCTGctgccccctccccttcctccccagtAGCCCATGGTCTGGCCACAGGTGTGTGGGCCTGGAAGCAGGGAGCATCCCTACCTGCCCTCCAGCTCCTCCTCGGGCCCCTCTAGGCAGCTCAGTTCACaagaaggaggaggtgggggcagggcttcTGGCCAGTTCAGAGAGGGCATCTGCACAGCTTTCCCCAGAAGCTTCACTTTACCTCCcttggctcctgaggagaatagGATGGGGACACCCGGAGAACAGGCAGGAAAGAGCCAGAGATGAGACAGGTCAGAAGGAAGTGCCATGCTAGGTGCCAGAGGGTCAGGGAGGAGGATCCTCTTTGGGGATACCCTGGTCAGGGCTAAACGGGGTTTCAGGAGTTGGAGTCATACCACTGTCCCCCTGGCTCCACTCTGGAGGAGCGTACTGGATCCAGGGACCCAGATCTCCTGAGGGATGTTGGGGGAAGCCCCCATGGAAGGTCTGCAGCTCCTCCCCCGCTGGGTCAATGGTGCTATAGACAGGACCCTCGCCAGGGGCGGCCGTGCCCCGGGCCGTCTGAGCCAGATACAGGGAGATTCCTGCTTctgcagagaagagagagggaggcccgggagcagagacagaaaaatagagGACAACAGAATTGAAGACAAAGGGAAATCCTACGGGATCAACTTCTTCCCCCACACAAGCCTTACATCCTAAACCAGGGTGGAGGTAGGTCAGAGAGGCTTCCCCAGCTCACATCCTCCCCAGGGACTGACCAACCTCAGAGAGACCGGGCTCCCGGGCGCCCTTCAGTTTGCCCCAGTAGGTCGGGAGAAGTGCGCTGAAGCCAGGTGAGGGAATGAGAACTCCTCACCATTGTAATATCTGTCGTCCGGGTCAGGATTGCTGGGGCAGCAGCTTCCCCTGGGTTCCTGGGCCGAGGGGCTTCGAGATGGGTGGGGCCACGAATCTGCCAGCCATGGGTAGGGGGCGGGGCCAAGGCCCATGGGCGGCCTGAGGGAGAGCAGGTGAGCGTTGGGGACGGAAAGCCTGAAGAGGCCAGCAAAGGAAAGGCAGGTGGCGATATTCGGGAGTTGCGGGACAGTGGCGGTGGTGTTGGGGTGGGAGGTGGCCATACTCCCTCCACCTGGGGCGGCAGCGGGGCGGAAGAAGAGTGGCCTCTCGGTGGAGGTCATCCTGAGGAAATGGGCTAAGAGAATTACCTGGAACTGGCTCCAGAGAGGCCCTCTGAGTGCGGGAAGGACACTGGGGAAAATGAGGGGGCGAATGAGTGAGAGAAGGGCCAGTCCTGGGGGGTCTGAACCCCACTGGGGCAGAGATGGCTTACCTGCCGGTGTGTAGGCAAAAGAAGCTTCCAGAAAGGAACCCGTGGGAGAAAGAAGAGGTGAAATAAGGAGAAGGGTCAGAAATACCCCTATACTTGTCCACTCCTTGGCCCCGGTCCCAGTTCCACCACTCAGGCTGCACCCTGGACCCATTTCATCAGAATTTCTCGGGGGTGGGACTCAGGTATCGGTATTTTTCTCAAGCTCCCCAAGTGATTCCTATATATAGCCAACCAAGACTGAAAACCACTGACCTCAGACACCTCAGAATCTCTCCAGAGACGTCCCTTACTAGGAAGTAGCAGAACTCGGGTCGCCTTCTTTCAGCGGGCCCAGCCTTTCCATCCAGACCCCGCCTCACAATTTACTGCCTGGGATCCTGGCCACACCCCCTCTTGCCAGGCCCCGCCCCCCACCCTTGGAGTGGGCTTTCCGTCCTCGAACTTGCCCCTTCTTTATGGAGATGGTCGCAAAGCCTGGCCTCCTCGCGGCGTCTTAGGGGCAAACGTCATCCCTCCTCCCCAGATCCAGATCCCGCCCCGTCTTGGCCCGCAGCCCTCCCCAGTCCTGGCAGCTCCTCGAGCCGCCCTGCGTATCCCGCCCCTACCCAAGAGGCTGAACTCCAGGTGCGACCCCTTCCTCCCAACCCGGTCCTCACTCGCCAGCGGCTaagcccctgcccctccccatggCCCGCCTGGCTCCCTCCCGGCTCCGTCCGCTCCGAGGCCGGGCGCTCACCCGTGTAGTGGCTGAGCTCTTTGCGCTGTTTCCGGCGTCGGTAGAGGGCGACGCAGAGTCCGAGCAGCAGCGCCCCGCAGGCGGCGCCGCTGCCCGCGAGGAAGGCGGGCTCCCGCAGCACCCGCGCAAGCCGCTCCGCCAGCCCCGCGCCCGCCTCCAGCCCGGGCTCCAGGTCCGGCGGGGACGCTGTGAGGGGTCAGAGAGGTGAGGGGAGGAGGGGCCCGAAACCCTGGAACTGGGAAAGGGTCATTCCCGACCCGGCAGGCACAGCTACCCCAGCGGGGGCCTTGCCCCGTCCCCGCCAAGATCCCCAGCACTGCCCTTGGGTGGACTCACGCAGCTGCACCAGCAGCGGAGCACTGGGCACGCCCACGCCTGCGCTGGTGGCCGCCGCCACCAGGGTTCGATAGAGGAGACCGGGCACCAGTCCTCGGAGCATTGCGGAGCGTGCCCAGCCTGCTGCAGACCGATTGAGGTGAAAGcggctctcattgcccaggcacCAGATCTAGGGAGGCCGAGTCCCGGATTTAGAGTCAGAAATGGGATTCTTAGCCTCACCGGGAAACTTAAGGCTCCAAATGGTAGAGAAGCCTTAGACAGATGTAATTCAACCTGGAAACAACACTTGGaaacctctctcttctcccctaaACTCATCCCCAACCGTAAAGCCAAACCTATAGTAGATTTCCTCCACCCTAATTCTGGCCACTAggtcctccctctccctcccggCCTGGCCCTCCCATCCAGTCCCTTCTCAATCCCTCTACCTGGTATTCTGTGATGACCCCATTTTgctgggaggggagtggaggtTCCCAGGACACAGTGATACTGTTGTTGCCATCACCCCCCAAGGCCACCGCCACTCCCTGGGGGGGGCCACTGGGGGCTGGGCCAGGGTGGAGCATGGTAAGAAGGACACAGACAGTCATTGCAAGCTGCCCCTCCTGCCCCAACATTCCCCCTCCCTGTTCTAACATCTTAGGGAACTGAGAGCCATTCCTCCTTCCCACCCACTCACCCTGCTCTCCTCCTGCAAATTTTCAAcccccctccacctccacccccaccccttcttCCCTCTTGTCCATCCATCGTTCAGTGGCCCTCCTTACCGTCCTCAGGAATGCTCCTGGTCACAGAGAGGCTttcagcccccagcccctcctggccTTGGGCTTGCACCTTGATCTGGATTTGGGTCCCTGGAGGGAGTCCTCTTAGCACAGTACTTTGCTGGCTTGGGGACTGTAGGTCCAACATTGTCCAGCTTCCTCCCTCAGGGCCTGCTACCCTCCAAGACACCCGAAAACCTCGCACCAGCTGGACTGGGCCATCTACCTGTGGAAGACAGGACAAGGCACACCAGAGGGGGAGGCTGGGGCCATACAGGtcctccaggcccagcccctcctccactCATGCCGCCTTCCCTAGCCACTCACCTCCCACTCTCCCATACTCACTCTTGGAGGCCCTCATGTGCCTCATAATCATCCCCACCCTGAATCTCCTCCCCATACCACACTCACAGTCCAGGACACCTGCAGGGTCTGGGGTCCCAGGACTATGGGCTCCTGCAGGCGCACAGCCACTTCCGCCAGTCCCTGCTGGCCTCTCCATGGGTCCTCCACTGGCCTAGAGGGGCTGCTATCTGTTGACCAAAGAACCCACTCAGCAGAGGCCACCAGGGACAGGGAGATAGAGCTGAGGGCGTGCTCGTGTCCTACCTCTGCCCTGCTCCACTTAGTACTCCAGAGCACACCCCATGGTCAGGAGGGGACTGGTCAGGGAAATAGCTTCCAGATGTGGGCCTCGGTGTCCAGCTAGCATAACTACACATGCATCCTTTaaaggcctcagttcctcatctcTAAGATGAAGATGGCCCCTCCATGGTCCCTTCTAGTCTTAATAATCTATATTATCTATGGGTAAAAGGCTCAGAAGTCAGAAGCTGCCAAAATGAATGAttacctctttctctttccttcttcc from Nomascus leucogenys isolate Asia chromosome 15, Asia_NLE_v1, whole genome shotgun sequence encodes the following:
- the ROBO3 gene encoding roundabout homolog 3 isoform X3 — its product is MALPSDLSHLWLFPACSPGVPILFSSGAKGGKVKLLGKAVQMPSLNWPEALPPPPPSCELSCLEGPEEELEGSSEPEEWCPPMPERGHLTEPSSSGGCLVTPSRRETPSPTPSYGQQSTATLTPSPPDPPQPPTDMPHLHQMPRRVPLGPSSPLSVSQPMLGIREVRPAGLGAGPAASPHLSPSPAPSTASSAPGRTWQGNGEMTPPLQGPPARFRKKPKALPYRRENSPGDLPPPPLPPPEEEVSWTLELRAAGSMSSLERERSGERKAVQAVPLAAQRGLHPDEEAWLPYSRPSFLSRGQGTSTCSTAGSNSSRGSSSSRGSRGPGRSRSRSRSQSQRPGQKRREEPR
- the ROBO3 gene encoding roundabout homolog 3 isoform X1, with the translated sequence MLRYLLKTLLQMNLFADSLAGDISNSSELLLGFNSSLAALNHTLLPPGDPSLNGSRVGPEDAMPRIVEQPPDLLVSRGEPATLPCRAEGRPRPNIEWYKNGARVATVREDPRAHRLLLPSGALFFPRIVHGRRARPDEGVYTCVARNYLGAAASRNASLEVAVLRDDFRQSPGNVVVAVGEPAVLECVPPRGHPEPSVSWRKDGARLKEEEGRITIRGGKLMMSDTLKSDAGMYVCVASNMAGERESAAAEVMVLERPSFLSRPVNQVVLADAPVNFLCEVKGDPPPRLRWRKENGELPTGRYEIRSDHSLWIGHVSAEDEGTYTCVAENSVGRAEASGSLSVHVPPQLVTQPQDQMAAPGESVAFQCETKGNPPPAIFWQKEGSQVLLFPSQSLQPTGRFSVSPRGQLNITAVQRGDAGYYVCQAVSVAGSILAKALLEIKGASLDGLPPVILQGPANQTLVLGSSVWLPCRVTGNPQPSVRWKKDGQWLQGDDLQFKKMANGTLYITNVQEMDMGFYSCVAKSSIGEAMWSGWLKMREDWGVSPDPPTEPSTPPGAPSQPVATEITKNSITLTWKPNPQTGAAVTSYVIEAFSPAAGNTWRTVADGVQLETHTVSGLQPNTIYLFLVRAVGVWGLSEPSPVSEPVRTQDSSPSRPVEDPWRGQQGLAEVAVRLQEPIVLGPQTLQVSWTVDGPVQLVRGFRVSWRVAGPEGGSWTMLDLQSPSQQSTVLRGLPPGTQIQIKVQAQGQEGLGAESLSVTRSIPEDAPSGPPQGVAVALGGDGNNSITVSWEPPLPSQQNGVITEYQIWCLGNESRFHLNRSAAGWARSAMLRGLVPGLLYRTLVAAATSAGVGVPSAPLLVQLPSPPDLEPGLEAGAGLAERLARVLREPAFLAGSGAACGALLLGLCVALYRRRKQRKELSHYTASFAYTPAVSFPHSEGLSGASSRPPMGLGPAPYPWLADSWPHPSRSPSAQEPRGSCCPSNPDPDDRYYNEAGISLYLAQTARGTAAPGEGPVYSTIDPAGEELQTFHGGFPQHPSGDLGPWIQYAPPEWSQGDSGAKGGKVKLLGKAVQMPSLNWPEALPPPPPSCELSCLEGPEEELEGSSEPEEWCPPMPERGHLTEPSSSGGCLVTPSRRETPSPTPSYGQQSTATLTPSPPDPPQPPTDMPHLHQMPRRVPLGPSSPLSVSQPMLGIREVRPAGLGAGPAASPHLSPSPAPSTASSAPGRTWQGNGEMTPPLQGPPARFRKKPKALPYRRENSPGDLPPPPLPPPEEEVSWTLELRAAGSMSSLERERSGERKAVQAVPLAAQRGLHPDEEAWLPYSRPSFLSRGQGTSTCSTAGSNSSRGSSSSRGSRGPGRSRSRSRSQSQRPGQKRREEPR
- the ROBO3 gene encoding roundabout homolog 3 isoform X2, whose amino-acid sequence is MGLGPAPYPWLADSWPHPSRSPSAQEPRGSCCPSNPDPDDRYYNEAGISLYLAQTARGTAAPGEGPVYSTIDPAGEELQTFHGGFPQHPSGDLGPWIQYAPPEWSQGDSGAKGGKVKLLGKAVQMPSLNWPEALPPPPPSCELSCLEGPEEELEGSSEPEEWCPPMPERGHLTEPSSSGGCLVTPSRRETPSPTPSYGQQSTATLTPSPPDPPQPPTDMPHLHQMPRRVPLGPSSPLSVSQPMLGIREVRPAGLGAGPAASPHLSPSPAPSTASSAPGRTWQGNGEMTPPLQGPPARFRKKPKALPYRRENSPGDLPPPPLPPPEEEVSWTLELRAAGSMSSLERERSGERKAVQAVPLAAQRGLHPDEEAWLPYSRPSFLSRGQGTSTCSTAGSNSSRGSSSSRGSRGPGRSRSRSRSQSQRPGQKRREEPR